In a genomic window of Nyctibius grandis isolate bNycGra1 chromosome 4, bNycGra1.pri, whole genome shotgun sequence:
- the TPH1 gene encoding tryptophan 5-hydroxylase 1: protein MMIEDNKENEDHASERGRTAIIFSLKNEVGGLVKALKLFQEKHVNLVHIESRKSKRRDSEFEIFVDCDSNREQLNEIFQLLKSHVNVVSMNPTQHFNVQEDDMENVPWFPKKISDLDKCANRVLMYGSDLDADHPGFKDNVYRKRRKYFADLAMNYKHGDPIPKIEFTEEEIKTWGTVYRELNKLYPTHACREYLKNLPLLTKYCGYREDNIPQLEDVSRFLKERTGFTIRPVAGYLSPRDFLAGLAFRVFHCTQYVRHSSDPLYTPEPDTCHELLGHVPLLAEPSFAQFSQEIGLASLGASDEAVQKLATCYFFTVEFGLCKQEGQLRVYGAGLLSSISELKHSLSGSAKVKPFDPNVTCKQECLITTFQEVYFVSESFEEAKEKMREFAKTIKRPFGVKYNPYTQSVQILKDMNSIASVVNELRHELDVVSDALSKMGKQLEV, encoded by the exons ATGATGATTGAAGATAATAAAGAGAATGAAGACCACGCATctgaaagaggaagaacagccatcattttttccttgaagaatgAAGTTGGAGGACTTGTAAAAGCATTAAAACTCTTCCAG GAGAAGCATGTAAATCTTGTACACATTGAGTCACGGAAGTCCAAGAGACGAGATTCTGAGTTTGAGATCTTTGTGGACTGTGACAGTAACAGGGAACAACTGAATGAGATCTTCCAGCTCCTGAAATCCCATGTCAACGTTGTCTCTATGAACCCGACACAGCATTTCAATGTCCAGGAAGATG ACATGGAGAATGTTCCCTGGTTTCCGAAGAAGATCTCAGATTTGGATAAGTGTGCAAACCGAGTGCTGATGTACGGGTCCGATTTGGATGCTGACCATCCA GGTTTCAAAGACAATGTCTATCGCAAGAGGCGGAAGTATTTTGCAGACCTGGCTATGAACTACAAACA TGGTGACCCAATTCCCAAGATTGAATTCACTGAGGAGGAGATCAAGACTTGGGGGACTGTGTACCGAGAGCTTAACAAGCTTTACCCAACTCATGCCTGCAGAGAGTACCTTAAAAACTTACCCTTGCTCACCAAATACTGTGGGTACAGGGAAGACAATATCCCCCAGCTGGAAGATGTGTCCCGCTTCCTGAAAG aGCGCACAGGTTTCACCATTCGCCCCGTTGCTGGATATCTATCGCCCAGAGACTTCTTGGCAGGATTAGCATTCAGAGTTTTTCACTGCACTCAATATGTTAGGCACAGCTCGGACCCTCTCTATACACCAGAGCC tgataCCTGCCATGAGCTCCTAGGCCATGTCCCTCTTTTGGCTGAACCCAGTTTTGCTCAGTTCTCCCAGGAAATTGGTCTTGCATCACTTGGGGCATCCGATGAGGCTGTCCAAAAACTGGCAACA TGCTACTTCTTCACTGTAGAGTTTGGCTTGTGCAAGCAAGAGGGACAGCTACGAGTTTATGGGGCTGGCTTGCTCTCTTCAATTAGTGAGCTCAAG CACTCCCTCTCTGGCAGTGCCAAAGTCAAGCCTTTTGATCCAAACGTCACCTGCAAGCAAGAATGCCTCATTACAACCTTCCAGGAGGTTtactttgtttctgaaagttttgaagaagcaaaggagaagatgag AGAGTTTGCAAAAACCATCAAGCGCCCATTTGGCGTGAAGTACAATCCATATACTCAAAGCGTGCAGATCCTGAAAGACATGAATAGCATTGCCAGCGTGGTGAATGAGCTACGTCATGAGCTGGACGTTGTCAGCGATGCCCTCAGCAAGATGGGCAAGCAGCTGGAAGTTTAA